A region of the Arachis hypogaea cultivar Tifrunner chromosome 15, arahy.Tifrunner.gnm2.J5K5, whole genome shotgun sequence genome:
AGGCATGAGCTCCTTCTCCTCCCGCACTCAGATTCTGCTGctccatgagttcttcttcttggTTGTGCCCGTCCTCGTCTTGAGGTGATCCCAAGCTGAGGTTGAGATCTCGAGGGGTTATTGAGCATCGCTTGGGTGGTCGATTCTGTCCAGGATGAGTATTGCTAGATTCAGCCATCACGTCGAAGTGTTCCTCCCCAGTGAAGTCGCCAAGTGATTCGGGTGATTTTCGTGAAAAAtagattaattgaaaaataatgattaAGATGAGAGATTCGGGGTAAGTATACTTGTGAGGAAAACACTTCTATTTAATGACAAATAAGCAATACAAGAACTAGTGATGAGAAATAGAGGTGGAGAACAAGTGTTGAGACCTCCACCAATGTCACAAGAGGATGAATGGGCTTTGTTTAAAGTGGACAGGGGTGGTTAATGATTGTCTAGTGTTCTAGTGAAACAGCCAAATGCCCGTTTTTACTCGTGAAGGTGATGAATGGAAATGATCAACAATGAGAGAAATTTTGAGGAGAGGAAAAGATGGGTTTTCTAGCTTCTCAGCTTTAGGAATAAGAAAGGTTTTAGAAGAAGGtgaaggtaaaggtaagggtgaaggtgaaggtgaaggtgaaggtTTTTCATAAAAGAAGTTCTGCCTTAAAGAGGTGGTTTGAGGTCCTTTTTATAATGTAAAACCATGATGAAGAGGAAATCTATTGTCCAATGGTTATAGTCTGACATTTGATTTACTCCTTTTGCCCAAAATATTTTTAGGTATTCCCATCACTTTAAGTCTTTTCAACTGTTCAATGGAGGAAGTTGATTCCCACAAGTTAAACTAAAGCTCACTACATGTGACATCAGTGAATGGACATCTAGTTTGGTTTTCTTTCAACTAGATGACGCTCTTTACACTCCAAATCCAATCAATTCACTTCCACCAATTTAGTTCCCACTGAAGAGAAATTCAACTCCTCAAGGTGTTCTTTTGGGTTCCATCCTTTTACCCAATACCTTTAGGAGGAACTTGACTCTTTTTTGACCATGTTCTTAGatcattataaaaattatttatgtataaaaaaggtttatatttttagtacacaaTCAACTGTCAACCCGAcatatctccatggagatgttgcctTTCGGTCACGAATAAATGGGAACCTCTGGAATATCGTACCCGGCACACAGTCCAGGATATAGTGTCTGCACACTCTTGTGATTCGAAAGGATGCGAGCGGAATACTCTttcacagacctcacatctcaacgtaagcaaaATTAACCACAGACCTactgaaatttttaatattttaaaattatcttaatgTTATACTACAATCTATTAACAAATTACAAATACTAGAAtaacaatattaaaatattaaaaacttaaataaattaatttaaacgtgaataataaaagaaatctaTTTGCAGCGAATGTCCAATACCTTGTCCGTTCGGAGATTAGGCCGCTAGAATTTCAATAACTGGTAatgttaaaaattatatatatacttacATGAATTTATATGTAAGTCAAAACAATGCTTCTTCTCACCTGTTTCGTGTCATGGACCGAACATACATCCCAAGAAGTCAAGAACTTCTAGCATTCAACAAGATTATTAACTATTAAGAGTGGGTTTGGGAAGTAGTAAAAAGCATTTCtttttttgaattatgaaaaattatatgaTGTACATTTagtactatttttgaaaaatatttttaatttttaaaaaattaattgaaagtttttaagaaaataaaaaaattatgactttttttttaaattattttatcatttttattataaaaaaatgactttaaaataaaaaagactattgtactacttttattttttactctgtaaaaaatattttttatttctgttgAAAATATTAACACTCCATCACTATTTTCATGTAATATTTTATCCGCTAAAAGTATCGACTCTTTACTACTATTTTCACACAAtgatttaattatgtaaaattaacatttaatattaaaaaatatttattatcatcgttattttaatatccattctctttgttataaaaaattatattaattttttgagtCATTTATCCAAACagtacaactttaaaataaatatttctataactaaaaattcaaatacaaaataatttatttataaattattattaataaaagtatttatatttttttaaaaatttatttaaaaaatttatccaaAATTAAATAGGCCTAAAAGTAAAACCATGTTATATATattcattaaaaatttcaaaCGATTAATCCGTTTTAGAATCTATATTTGTTTATATTGAGTAGCACTTTCCATGACTAAGCAAATACAAGGATTATTGGTAACTAGTTAATTCTTTAATCCATATCTAAAACTATTTGAGCCCATGCGCATGCCTAttttctttattatatatatagcacGTCATCCACATTGCTTTCCCACGGTTTAGTGTTATTAGTCACCGATTTTATCAACACTGCCGTCATCATTTTGGATAAGCAACACTACTCACAAACCAGCAACAATATTCAATTCAACtatatttcatttttttgaaaaaaaaaaaaaagacttcgtTTCATGATAAATATCTATATATTCCGTCTTAAAACATATTTAGTACATGCTCCAAAATGTTTAAaaagtatatttaaaaaatataattacaaaaagTTCTTAAAAATACGCATCAATCAAATATGTTTTAAAATCGTGTAAGTTTTTCTCTTAATTATTTCAGCTTATTCAATTATTGACTTATAGTTGGGGACTCGCTAACCGTATTGtccttggtcaaaataaattaaatcattgtAATAATGTGCACGAATGATGTAAAGGAAGTTGGTGGCTTAGCCATAAAACGGATGAGATAAGCATTTGGGTTTGAACATTGAAATTATCATAATCAAGAAAGctaatttatttgtttaattttagaaAGCCACTAAGCAGCttgtccatatatatatatataaaataataaagtccATGTGAGCTAATCAGATTTGATACCATTGAGAATCCATTATGTGATGATGATgtaatataaattttgttttctacAAAGAATCTTCATGATTGTTCTAATTGGTGACGCTTCATCGCCATGTCTAACAATAatccaatttcttttttttttctttttaataataaaattaactgTTAACTACCACTATGATCAAAGAATTGGTTCACAAATATAGTAGGGTTTATGGTGCTATTCTGTTTCACTAGGTTGTTCTTCCCTGAATCCACATCATAATAAGGATTGTTATGATTATTTTTGTTAGGGATTTCAAGGATCTGAGGTTGTTTCATAAAAGGGTCCATAATCATGTTGCCAACATTGGCACTGTTTAGTTGAAAATCAAAGGTTGAGTTATATGATCCATCAGAGAGTATTTGTGATATTGGGCCCAAGTAGTCCATTTCCAAAAGATGTGTAAGGGAACATGTCCTTGGGAATTTCATCATCATTTCTtgctcatcatcattattatcattccCATCATTTGATGATGATGTTAGATGATGATTGATTTGGGGCATTGTTGGGAATTCCTCTTTAGGCTCCAACATTGATTTTGCTATGCTCCTCTTCTTGTAGATCCTGCATAACACCCAGTCATCTAGCTGATGATGACACAtcccaaaaatcacaaaaaagcGTAAGCTTCCACTTAATCCAACACATCAAAATATCAGACAAATACAAAATATTGAGAATAATATACAAATTTGACTGCAGGATAAAACATTATCAATAGATAGACAAGAtgttttagttttagaattttcTTTTGTCTGTTTATCCAAAATATAGAAAAACAATATTTAAATGTCTATTATTAgtcatgaattattatatatacaaaccAAAAGTGAATAAAAGTGAATGAATAATCAACCCAAATTTAAGAGACAATATTTCTATCTTTGTATAATTACTCTAAAATATGAtgactaatttttattttctgttttggtgTGAAAAAGATGATGAGTTAAAGAGCGAAAAGGGGTTACCCTCATGGATCCAATTTGTTTAGTGGGTTGCCTTCTTGATCCAACCAATCTATACTCATGCATGATCCAATCAGTCTTGATACCCTTTGGGGGCCTACCCTTGTAAAAGACCAAAGCTTTCTTGACCCCAACATGCTTAGACCCACTATAGATTGCTTTGTCCGTACCAGTGGCCTTCCAATACCCTGAAACCGTTGCCCTATTAGGCCTCACCCCATTTGGGTACTTCCTATCCCTTGGGCTAAAGAAGTACCATTCGTTCTCTCCAAAGCTTGTTTTATCTGAAATCACAAGAATTAATTAAAACAACCACAGAGACTAggctaataaattaaataataatgataTGTACCGGGTAATTCCCATGGATCAAACTTATAGATATCAACTTCAGGGATGACGGAAGCAGGGCAAGGCTTTGAAGTGGCTTGGTTACAAAGGTAGTGAACGATTAGTTCTTCATCAGTTGGGTGAAACCGAAACCCAGGAGGGAGTTCAGAATTTGAGCTTCTTCTACTACCCTCCATTAATTAAATTGGTTATTATTTTTGGGACTATAGTGGGGACACAACAAGAGAAAGAGGATGGGGATGAATTGAAGATAAGGGTTGAAGAGAAATCAAGGTGtttgaaatgtttgcaatgagaTGAATGCCCCTTTTATCTTTGAGGTTTCTTGTCGTTTCTGATTTAGGTGCATGGATTTCATTGGTTCGTGCTACGACTTTTTCTATGCGCGTCACCTTATGCCTTCTTATTTATGCATGCTCCAATtatttaaaatcatatatatCTTTATCTTCATATCAAAATAAgatatatttaatttgtattttaaaataaagaatacGGATCATCcaaacttattatcttttattattaatatttaaaatatagaataaaatatattattaaattactaaaaaaaaattaaattaaaaaaattaaattaataattaaataataataaatttttataatttgttaatattttttaaatattaaataattatttattttaatttttaattatattataaataaaaaataattataaatatttttagtgtataaattaaatgtattttaaagatatgaaaatatttttttatatatttatattgatttaattatgttaaatatatattaaaattaattataaaattaattattaatataaaatatatattaaaatataaatatatatattaaaaataaattaaattatatatatttttatacaaatatattagtaattgattttggtgtacgaatacataatatttttgttttttgggtACTATTCTTTGAACTTTGAACTAACTCTGATGTTCCGCGTGTTTATCCACATTATTGGGTCGCATTCAAGTCACCCATAGAATATTATTGGCATATTGCATGTCTTCATGTATAGTAGATAAACAAAGTGGAATGAATTTAGGTATTAGATTTTTCATACGaataatttaaatagaaaatagtagagcatacaatttgatattttaaataacGATTATATCATTTATAAAGTGTCAAAATAAGGAACATCATCCTTAAAATGAATCATCATTAGGCAATGCAATTCACTTgcaactaaattaaaacaaatgaTTGAAGAGTAGCAATTTTCCTTTCACCTTATTATTCTAAAGTTCTTTGAAGgatctaatttcttttattttttttcttcttatcacCTTTAAAATAACTATTCCATCTATCGTTTTTTAATGTATTACCGGATTCATTTTAGAAAGGGTTTTTAAATAAttacaataattatataaaaaggaAGAAAACAGTGAAGCTATAATAATTACCGGAGGTGGAAATACTCCATCAATAAGAAATTAAGGAGATTGACTAATCACtggtacattattattattattatttactacgAGGATTGATTGGACAAAAGATAGTATTAATTGAAATAATGATTGCAAAATGGTTTAAGTGAAATTTTGATATAAAGGGCATTAGTTATATTCATTTAATAACTGGTATTATAAGAATGTTAATGCGTGCACTACTTATAATTTATTGGCTAAAATTTCTTAAATAAGGGTTGGCCACCAATACTTTTCCATTTCGAAATTACCTTTAATAGAAAATtctatgaaaaataaaatgatgaaaatgaggaataatatgaaaaatcacacAAAAAATAAATGATCTGATTAACCTTAAAATTGATATTTTCACTGTTTCTTAATTCATGTTTAAAATTACACAAAAAATGTTAAAaagtaattataataataaataaaaaataaaatgatagatatataattatttatgttacctCCTCTTATCAGCTTAAATTTTTTGGATGAGTGATTTTATAACATGGTATCATTAAACAAacccaaaaaaaatagaaactcacctaaaaaaaagtgttagagatataattatttatattatctttttctATCAGTTTAAACTTTTAGAATAAGTTTTTCTATCAAAATATATTTCATTATCATACAGTCATCGATCAAGTTTCTTGAAATCTTAGATCTATGGATATTATTATTATGGAAAAtgtttattaacaaaaaataactagcaaaaaataatcagaattcgttttatttaatatgtattaattattgtaataattaataaataaatactaaaaaagataaattctgactatttttttttatttttctagcattaTTACCGTATTATTTTTGTACCATTAATTGGTACATATGCCACAATATTAATCGCCAAGGAAAAGGAGGATTTGGAAAATCATCAAAGCTTCCTTTTAGTATTACTAATTATAAAAGAGGAGTGCTAGGTAgtcaaaaattaattacaatataaaaatgtcatataaaaattttcattctCTTGATAAGTAAGTgatatatacttttttattacTTATTCTCTTTATTACCTACTATTTTTCTGCGTGCTTAGAGCATTAATGTTCTTTCTAAAATTAATTTCAGTTTCTTCCAAATTAAATTCCTAAAATTCCTCACTCACATTATTACCCATTAAAATGCAATTTTTCTACAGAAATTATGGaggttaaatttaaaaattttaacaacttctactgtacaactcatattttacatataaactattagaaaataaaaaataaaagataagatataaaaaattaaaaaataaatttttaaaaataattattaacttgttatattaaaatcaataaataagcatacatatacatatgaatattaaataaaaaatattaaaataataaaatcataacctATTAAtgcacatatgagataatttgaaaaatacaataagacacatagtttaaaatttggtaatattaattataaaaatttattaattatagacatcataTGTATGAAATTATCGATGTTATGCATATGaatttatggatgttatgagtaaatttatcaattgaataaattaatttaaaaatttgacattttttcaaattcaatgatgaaaaaatttaaaaacatctgTGTTAATTTGATAGTTACTTAtacaataactaaaaaataatatgtgtACGTATGAatgcaatatctaataaacatgaatttaaattttagatgttagttgtatgtaattatagatattatatatatgagcTTATGAGTGCtatgtgtatgaacttagttagtacaatataattatagatgcacataaacaaaaaattaaatcagtttattaccatacctcatcaaagctagtgtagtctttcatatttttgaaaattgattgacgGACAATAATCTCATCGGGTGAGTTTGTCTgttattcaaattattttcaactccttgtaaatttttttgtcctATTCCAATTGTGCTTGTAATTAAAATAGAGTTATGATTTCAAGCTGGAGAGAATAAACAATTTTCATGATCCAAATTAACAATGAAAAACCTATTAAACCAAGCTTTCACATTTGTCAACGTTTgccataataataaataaattagaggaaataaaaattaattgttaCCTTTTTTAATTGTCAACGTTTgccataataattaatattattaccaTTTTTAATTGTAACattcaaattataaaagaaaatattaaataatgattatAAGAATGTGTAATAGTTaaaaatatgatattataattaatatcattaataagtgagactgataagaatataataaatagATTGATAAGAGAATgagatagaaaattaaaatattattaagttatataaataaaataaattataaaaaattttaactaattatagttaaaaattttttgttaccaaatttTTTCCTTATAAAAAACATTCCACTTGCATATTTAATTTAGCGTCTAACTTGGAAGCATGTGATTAGATTAGAAGTGTttcttattttgttaattaattggttATTAACTTATTAACTTATCATAGGAGACTTCAAATATTTCGGAGAAATAAAGAgcatatgataataatttttaattccaaTTTATTTGTTGGAagaaaaaataactttaaatattccatttcctaagaaaattgtaaaataaaaaaaaatattcctcacaactttataattttttctttaagaAAAATAAACGAATGAATTTTTAGCAAATCATCAATAATGACGCCACTcctttgcagaaaaaaaaaaaaaaagaataaaagctAATGGGGTTGGGAACGTGCCTTCTACGTGTTCACCACACTATATAGgatagaaaacaaaataaaataaaagaaacaaaaaccaTCAATAATTTGGATCACTCAATAGTCAACACCTTTGGTTCTCTCGGCTGGTTTGGCTATAACGAAGgtgggaaaagaaaataaagtaacgCCCTCTTTTGAAGCTTTCTATTttcatcattattattaaaaTGTTTTTGATCATGTTTGAAacaatcaaagaacaaaagacATGATTATAGTGTtacgttttaatttttaatctagtTTAGAGTTCCATAATTATTGAAGTACAAAGTCCTATGATTGTTTAGGgagttgttttctttctttttaaagaaTCGATTAGTTGGTATGGTATTTGTCCAATGATTGatttgttttttacttttagttttttcttcattcgcaatattttatttgataattcaGAATACAGAGATCAGATACCATAAATCAAGAAAAGAATTCAGAAAAATGCTAGGTAAGTCATAAATATTAGAAACTCATCAGAcatactaatttcttctttttttttaatccagttatcaaaataattaataatatagagAAAACAAACTGATActattttattaacaaaataatgaTTATAGAACAAATAAATGGCAAACGTGACAAAACTACATGgtcagaattttttttaatagaaaaagcaAACCAAACTATTCTTGAAAGAAATGAGTATCTTTCCTTAATACTCAATCAAGAACAAAAATATCTTACTTATATATCAAAATAGGGaacaaaaaaatctttaaaaaatcaaCATATGTTTcaattatatgaataataattatgtAAAGCATTTTTTTGTTAAGATCAAAGAAGAGAGAAATGAGTCATACATATATATGTCATGAGCCACGTCCTCAATGTCTACAATTTTAATTTggacaagaaatatttttgtgatatgaaatcttttttttttctaaaaataaaaaattgatcaaataataaagtaaaagattaattattattaaatttgcaATTTTTATTATGTCTGAAGTTTTtccattttataatttaaagtaaATACATATTTACAATCTCATTTtaccattttctttattttagaaGATTTAAATCTTAGGATATATATCGCTTCTCGTTAATAAAAACCTCCATAGGTTACGTATTTCGTTCATTTTATTAATATGCAGTCCTATCTTGTGATTCCTAAACAATTTATGCTTTTTAGGGTTAGACTGCGCTatatgtttgaatagaaaacaatcaTTGAAGAGAAAAAGTCAACATTTTGCattttgattttgaatatttcattTTTAGACATTACTATTAAACAATAATAACTAGGTAACTAGAACAACAAAACTGCTTCCATGATATACGGAAATGTGTCCGGTAATACTTTTGCACTCGGTTTTAGTTTAATTCAGggtaaatatgttttttttttttttggtgactcggGTAAATATGTTTTTGGTTCCTAATTATCtgtctaaagaataaaatatttttaataattcaaaatttttttttatcaatttttagctatttttaaataattagtcTAAATGATTTTTGTTCATAGTCTAAACGATTTTTGACATATTAATAGGTCACTATTTTATATGAGTTACttcaattaattatttgaataattaggttataattaaagattttttgaattataaaaagaTGGTTTATTTTTGAGACAAATAGTCAATGATCCGAAACTACATTcactctttaatttaaaataaaaggataaaaaaatcaatatcaaatttattttatatatataattagtgagGCTAACCCTAATTCCTCATGCAGTGGTCAGGAGAGGTAACCATCAACGGCACTTACCAAAATGACGCGTGTCTTTTCTATAAAGGGTAGGTTGGGTTAGAACTTGGAACTAAAGGGATAAGCACTACcttataaaaagaaacaaaatatataataaattaataacactCCAAAAGAATGGTGCTTTCTTGTGTTTATATGGTTCCTAAACTGGACAAGTCATCACCTGCACCTAATTGGAAATCGTATCTAATTATTATCATCTTCACTCTCACAAAGAGGTAATGTGGCGAAATCATTTtacttcattaattaattaattaaaaaggtaTATTCTCTTTCTATTCTTCTGGACTCATACAAGATACTGATTAAATAACGTTAGGTACGATGCAtgtcactttttttcttttacatttgatttaatttaattcaattacgAAACTATTAGATTAActccaataaaatatttttaaaataggtttaattactctgcaggtccttataatttcaccgaattttcaattaggtttctatactttttttctttttaattgggtctttatacgtgaaatttttttcaattaagtcctgcCGTGTGTATAACGTTAAAGTTAACAgaatattcttaataaaaaacGAATATTCTTTAAATTTGGTTGGAGTGGCTAGCTGAAGAAACATGCATTATTTCAAAATACCCAAATCACCCCTTGCAATTTATCACAAGTAAAAAAAGAAACCCTAACGTTCTCTGTGGAGAACGCGATTAAGTCGTCCTCTGCTTCCCCTCTTTCGGGCCGTCATCCGTCGCTGGGGGGCTTCTGCAAGGAACGCTTGGTGGTTTGCCGTCCGTCGCCACCTTCCTTGTGAACCGGTCTGCTCTACTCTGTTCCGTTCAGAGGTGGTCAGCGCGTTCCCCGTCGCCGTCCGTCGCGGTGAAGCCCATCACCGTCGCTGCGCCGTATCGATCGGAGTCTCGTAGCGCTTGGCCTCCCGTCTCTGCATTGTGCGTCTGCTccatctccctgcactcgaacgTTCTCTCTGAAAACAGGTCAGGAAAAAAAACTTCTTTTGTCAGTTTTAAAAGTTGATGTGTatgctaattttatttttttttataaaaatgacaTTGGTTGAATATCTATTTCTGGGattgatttttggattgtttTGATAATGGTTGATTTAGGGTTTACAATATGGATATCTCTATGCATGAATTTTGTTAAAGGGGgaattgaaatataaattaattttgctaATGATAAATTGTGTTTATTCTTAAATGTTGATTGTTGTGGCTGTGACGATGTTTTTTAAATGGATTATGTTTCTGTTTTTAATACCTGTAGTGATGGGGAACTCAGATTTCACCATAGACATACATTATGGTGGCAAGTTTATGACAAATCTTGAAGTAACACTAATCATTGAAGATGTAAAGCTTCTCATCATGATAAATCTTTTTTGTTACTTCATGCCTTAATATCTGATTTCATATCATGTTATGTGATGCTTTGCGCCCCCAATTTGAGCTAGGATTAGTGGATTACTCATTGATGCCTTTATTGGGTCTGCTATGCAAGCTTCAATTAGTTTTTCTTAACCATGTTTGTTGGTTTTGTGGAGTAGGAAAGAAGCAAAACCTTTGTAGCAATGAGCAATGTGATTGCTCTTTACTTGTGGTGTTTgttatattttcttatcttttgtgTAGTCAGTTAATTGATCAACATAGTTAATGATATTCTAGATATGATGATATTCCAACCTTTCTTCTTCATCTTGGTGTCCCATTTTAATCTCTTGGCTTTTGAGGAAGAATTGATTGACTGAGATTGGGAATAAGGAGAAGCTGAATGTTTTAGGGGTGTTCTATTCGTattgtgttgttttttttttcagttttttagttgtttttagttCCTGTCTCTTAAGCTGTGAATTCTTAAGTTGTGTGAATTTGTAGTTCAATTTCAGTTTTGCTTAATTGTTTGCAACTTCTGTTTGTTTCTCAAATTATATTCTAaatttatattctaaattttgtTGATGGCTATGATCCATGGATTCTTCAAAATTAAGGATGTATTGTATTGCACTCGTATCTTTCAAAGAGTATTTGAGCCAAGGGAATTGGAGTTCTTGATCCTTATATTAGACAAGGCATATACAAGGAATGAAGTTCTGGATATGGTAATATATGTTTTCCTTGTTTAGTACTACTATCTTAACATATATGCATGCATTCATAGAGAAAATAAACtgatatttatttgtttatttttgtcTGATAAACCCTTTCAGGAGAAGTTGATGCTGAACACATTGCACTTTAACATGTCTGTTCCAACAGCATATGTTTTCATTAGAAGGTTCCTAAAGGCAGCACAAGCAGACAGAAAGGTAGCAACATGCTTGATAAAATTCATAGTTAAAAACTCTCATTTCTCTTATTATGATGATGATCattgatatgattaaaattacGAACTTGTTAATTGATACTTACTTACGAGTTTAATGGTTGGTTTCCACCAGAAGGCTGGGTCAGGGAAACTTATAGGGGTGCATCGGAAGTACCGTTCTTCAAAGCACAACTACACTGCAAAATGTGAAGCAGCAAGTTTTCTTCTTGATAACTCATTGTTGTAGCAGCCACATGTATAGCTAGCTATTAACAAAACAGCCACAACTACAAACTTGACTTTTACTTGGGTTGCATATTTGGGGAATCATAGATTTTATTTCTAGGATCATCCTCCTCTGATtatgctttttcttacttctaaATTTACTTTTATTTAGTCCCTTTACTTTTACATTATGTTCCTATGGTGGGAACATAACTTTGTCCAAATCTGTATTTCTTCTTGTTCCATTCAACAAAATAATGGAAATGATTGGTATAGAAATAATTTCATTCATTATGAGAAGTATTTTATTATTGCTCTTTGCCCAACatgtataatataattttttttttaacaaaatgtgTGTATGGTTTAATCCATGATTACTCTTTAGTTGACAATTCAAACAATTATCTTGAAGATAATCCATAGCATTGATCGGAAACTTGTGTCGAATTCAAGATGCAGCAACTAAACCGAGCAATTGAACCATAAGAATTTGG
Encoded here:
- the LOC112750307 gene encoding NAC domain-containing protein 2 isoform X1, producing the protein MEGSRRSSNSELPPGFRFHPTDEELIVHYLCNQATSKPCPASVIPEVDIYKFDPWELPDKTSFGENEWYFFSPRDRKYPNGVRPNRATVSGYWKATGTDKAIYSGSKHVGVKKALVFYKGRPPKGIKTDWIMHEYRLVGSRRQPTKQIGSMRLDDWVLCRIYKKRSIAKSMLEPKEEFPTMPQINHHLTSSSNDGNDNNDDEQEMMMKFPRTCSLTHLLEMDYLGPISQILSDGSYNSTFDFQLNSANVGNMIMDPFMKQPQILEIPNKNNHNNPYYDVDSGKNNLVKQNSTINPTIFVNQFFDHSGS
- the LOC112750307 gene encoding NAC domain-containing protein 2 isoform X2, with product MEGSRRSSNSELPPGFRFHPTDEELIVHYLCNQATSKPCPASVIPEVDIYKFDPWELPDKTSFGENEWYFFSPRDRKYPNGVRPNRATVSGYWKATGTDKAIYSGSKHVGVKKALVFYKGRPPKGIKTDWIMHEYRLVGSRRQPTKQIGSMRDLQEEEHSKINVGA